Proteins encoded together in one Dermacentor variabilis isolate Ectoservices chromosome 2, ASM5094787v1, whole genome shotgun sequence window:
- the LOC142570903 gene encoding uncharacterized protein LOC142570903 has protein sequence MNALTAVLVLAVAYTANAGGFGLGYGGYGHGGYGGYGLGYGGYGYGHAVAPVAVHAAPVAVAAPAVAKAVVPAQVTSAVTYRSDVYAPRLAKVVHAAPVAHAVAAPVAVAAPAVAVGYGHGLGYGGYGGYGLGLGYGYGHGYGHGYGLGLGYGFAGKHYG, from the exons atgaaCGCC CTCACCGCCGTCCTCGTCCTCGCTGTCGCCTACACCGCCAACGCCGGTGGCTTCGGCCTCGGCTATGGTGGCTACGGCCACGGCGGCTATGGCGGATACGGCCTCGGCTATGGCGGATACGGCTACGGCCATGCCGTCGCCCCTGTGGCTGTTCACGCTGCCCCAGTCGCTGTCGCTGCCCCCGCTGTCGCCAAGGCTGTCGTGCCCGCCCAGGTGACCAGCGCTGTGACTTACAGGAGCGACGTCTACGCCCCTCGTCTCGCTAAG GTCGTTCACGCTGCTCCCGTCGCCCACGCCGTCGCCGCCCCCGTCGCTGTCGCCGCCCCCGCTGTCGCCGTCGGCTACGGACACGGACTTGGCTATGGAGGCTACGGTGGCTACGGACTCGGTCTTGGCTACGGTTACGGCCACGGTTACGGCCACGGCTATGGACTCGGTCTCGGATATGGCTTCGCCGGCAAGCACTACGGTTAA